Within the Gloeobacter kilaueensis JS1 genome, the region TGCAGGCAGCGGGGCAGCCTTCTTCGTCGAGTTGCCCCTGCCCGTCCCGTCGCCCTGAGGGCGCTCCGCTGTGCTACAAGTACGTCAACAGCACCCCAGGAGCATCAGCCGTGCAACTGCAGCAGGACCGCCGCGACAAGCGCACCAGTGGCGAGGGCAACCGGGGCATGGTCTTACTCGGCGTGGCGCTGCTCCTTTTAGCGGGGGTCGGCTCGCGCCTGGGCTACCTGCAACTGGTGCGCGGCAGCTACCACCGCGAACTGGCCGAGAACAACCGCATCCGGCTCATCCCGATCCGGCCCCCCCGTGGCCGGATCCTCGATCGCTATGGCCGGGTGCTGGCGACCAACCGCCTCTCCTACTCGGTCTTTCTTGAGCCGATGCAACTGAGAGCCCGGCAATGGCCCGAGGTGCTGGGACGGCTGAGCGGCTTTATCGCCGTTCCGGCGGACAGGATGGCCCAAAAACTGCGGATTGCCGGTTACAACTCGCCCTACCCGGTGCGCGTGCTGCAGAACGTCGAACCGAAGCTGGTGACCGTCCTGCGCGAGCATATTCAACAGTTGCCGGGGATCAGAGTCGATGTCGAGTGGATGCGCACCTATCCCAACGGCCCGATCGCAAGCCACCTGCTGGGCTACACCGGCGAAATCTCGGAGCAGCAGCTGGCCGAGCGCAAGGAGCAGGGCTATCGTCTGGGCGATATCGTCGGCAAGGCCGGTGTGGAGCGGCTGCTCGAAGAACAGCTGCACGGCGAGTGGGGCGGCGAGCCGGTGGAGGTCGATGGGGCCGGTCAGGTGGTGCGCGTGCTCGGAGAACGGCCCCCCAAAGCCGGTGCCGACGTGCGCCTCTCCATCGATCTGAGCCTGCAGAAGGCCGCCGAGTCCGCCCTCCATAGCCTCCAAAAGCGCGGCGCGGTCGTGGCCCTCGACCCGCGCACGGGCCAGGTGCTGGCGATGGCCTCCAGCCCCAGCTACGACGCCAATATTCTCTCAGGCCGGATTGCGACGGCGGACTGGAAGCGGCTGCAGACGCCGGAGCGGCCCCTACTCAACCGCGCCCTCAGACCCTATCCCACCGCCAGCACCTTCAAGATCATCATGACCGCCGCCGCCCTCGAAAGCGGCAAATTTAACCCCGCATCGACCCTGCAGACCTTTGGCGGCCTGCGCATCGGCAGCCGCGTCTTTCGCGAGCACGACGGCGGCGGCTTTGGCCGCCTGGGCTTTGTCGGCGCGCTGGCGATCAGCTCCGATACGTTCTTCTATCAGGTGGGCCTGCGCATCGGTCCCGAGCAAATCGGCCACTGGGCCCGAAATTTTGGCTTCGGCACCCGCACCGGCCTGGGTCTACCCAGCGAATCGAACGGCATCGTGCCCACCCCTGAATGGAAGATGCAGCGCTTCGGCCAGCGCTGGTATCCCGGCGACACCGCCAACACTTCGATTGGCCAGGGCATGGTGCTCTCCACGCCCCTCCAGAACGCGATCATGGTGAGCGCCATCGCCAACGGCGGCTACCGCGTCCAGCCGCACCTGCAGCTTGACAGCCGCCCCGGACTGTCGCCGGTGGGCCTCGCACCGGCGACGCTCAACACGATTCGCCTCGGACTCATCGAAGTCGTGCGCGGCGGCACCGCCCGGCGCTCCCTGGGCAATATCGGCATCCCCAACGCCGGTAAGACCGGTTCCGCCGAACACGGCCTGCGCAAGGCCCGCCAGACCCACGCCGTCTTCGTCGGCTACGCCCCCATCCTCCAGCCCCAGATCGCCGTGTCGGTTTTTCTTGAGAACGGCGGCCACGGCGGCTCCGATGCCGCCCCGATTGCAAAGAAAATTTACAAGGCTTACTTCAGTCATGGCACTAAAAAAAGTGCTTCAACCTCTACAAAGCATGTAGAATGAGCGATTGAAATGCAGGCCCAAGAACACTTCCAGCAGTTCGCGTGCAACTTTCGGGTCTGCTATTGCACGGTGAGGAGTTTCTATGAACAAAGGTGAACTGGTGGATGCTGTCGCCAAGAAGGCCAAGCTGGCCAAAAAAGACGTCGATGCCGTCGTCGGCGCGACCTTCGATGTGATCGTCGAGGCGGTGGCCAGAGGCGACAAGGTGACGCTGGTGGGCTTCGGTTCCTTCGAGCCGCGCAAGCGCTCCGCCCGCGAGGGCCGCAACCCCAAGACCCGCGAGAAGATGCAGATTGCCGAGACGACCGTGCCGGCTTTTTCTGCCGGTAAGCAGTTCCGTGAGGCCGTAGCGGGCTCCGACAAGTCCTAGCCGTGTTTTTTTCGCACCGGCTGTCGGGGCTATTGCGCGTCCAGTCGAGTCTGCTGGTTTTGTGGGCGGGATTGGTCTGTGCCCCTGGGCCTCTCTCCGCCCAGGCGGACGCTCTGAGCGGCCCATCCCGTTCTGAGATCGACGCCTACATCCAGCGGGTAAAGGGGCGGATTATCAGCAGTTTTTCGGGCTTTGCCACCGCCAGACAGCGCGGCATCATCCGCCTGCAGCTCACCCCGCAGGGCCAGCTCAAAGGGGCGGCTCTCGATCAAAGTTTTGGCGACCCCGAGTGCGACCGATCGCTCCTGGCTCACATCCGGCAGCTGGCCCCCTTCGAGCCCCTGCCCGCCTCCTTCAGCGCTCCGGATATCAGCCTCACCCTGCCGTATCTTCCCGACGCGGTGATCGAGCACTATCTAGAAAGCGTCCGTCCCAGCGTCTATGCCCGGCTTTCGGCGTTAGGCCGGATGACCCGCACGGGCGAAGTCGAACTCAAAATCAGCGGCAACGGTACCGTCCGCGTCCGTACCCTGGCTAGCTTCGGCGATCCCCAGCTCGATCGGCGGGCAGTCGAGTCGATCAAAGGTCTCTCGCCCTTACCGGCGATTCCCGGTGCCGCCGATTGGGAAACGGTTTCTACCACGTTCTCCTACGGACCGGCTGCCCCGATTCCGTTGCAGCAGCCGACGATCTTGCCCACCGTCAGGCGCAAGTAGCCTCAGATGCCCCTCGCGATCAGTCGCTCCGCCTGGTCGCGGTCGCGGTGCAACTGCTCGATCAGTTCTCCTACCGAGGCAAATTTTTTCTCGGCCCGCAGGTAATGTTCGAGGGTGATCTTCATCGACTGGCCGTAGAGATCGCCCTGCCAGTCGAGGACGTGGACTTCGAGGGTGCGCCGCTCGCCGCCAAAAGTCGGGCGCACACCGAGGTTAAAAAGTCCCCAGCGCCGCTGCGATCCCCAGTGGGCGCGCACCAGATACACGCCGTCGCCCGGCAGAAACTTGCGCTCGCTCACCTGCAGGTTGGCGGTCGGAAAACCGAGCAGCCGCCCGCGCTGATCGCCCCGGCCAATTTCACCTTCAAGACTGTAGGAGCGGCCCAACAATAGCCGCGCCCGCTCGACATCGCCCGACGCCAGTGCGGTGCGGATGGCGGAGCTGCTGACGCGCTGGCCTTCGATCTGGCGCTCCGCCAGGATCTCGATGTCGAACTGGTATGCGCGGGCGCAGGATTGCAGCATCTCGGTGTTGCCGAGGCGGTCCTTGCCAAAGCGAAAGTTCCAGCCCACCGAGACGAAGCGGGCGCGCAACCCCTCTACCAGAACTTCCTCGACGAAGCGGTGGGCCTCGGTGCTCGCCAGTCGCTCGTCGAAGGGCAGCACGACGATCTGAGCGATCCCCAGGGCCAGAATCTGGCTGCTGCGCTCCCGCTCCGGAGCCAGCAAAAAGCCGGTGCGGCCCGAAAAATACTCCCGTGGATGGGGATCGAAGGTGAGCACCGTCGGGACACCCGGACGGCCAAGCACCGCCTGGATCACCGCCTGGTGCCCGAGGTGAACGCCGTCGAAGTTGCCCAGAGCGACAGCGCAGGGCCGCGCCACCTCCGATACCGATCGAAAAACTGTCACATTCTGCTTCCTGTATGAGGCTCTTCTTAACAAACGCCGCTATCTAAAAAGAGTCTTAAATCTCCTCCAAATGCCTGAAAAGCTTTCCTACACTGCCAGTAAAGCACCCTCTGCTGTTACCTTCGACGTGCAAAGTTTTATTGCGATACCGTTAAAAAAATCTGCGATCGCCAGGATTGCCTGGAGCGCTTTGCTTAGAATAAGTTTTGGGGAATCGCACTTGACCCAGGGGTTTGTACAGCGAATTGGCCCCTCACGTCGTCGTTTCTGCAAGGATTTGACAGGGAAAGCCTTATGGAATGGGTATACAGTTACGCCTGGCTGATTCCGGTGCTGCCGCTGCTGGCTGCGCTGCTTCTGGGCATCGGATTCGTATCGGCCCAGGAGTGGACCAGAAGTCAGCGCTCCCTGGCAGCCGGCCTGAGCATCGGTACGATCGCCGTTGCCTTTGTCTATTCGG harbors:
- a CDS encoding cell envelope integrity protein TolA, with protein sequence MFFSHRLSGLLRVQSSLLVLWAGLVCAPGPLSAQADALSGPSRSEIDAYIQRVKGRIISSFSGFATARQRGIIRLQLTPQGQLKGAALDQSFGDPECDRSLLAHIRQLAPFEPLPASFSAPDISLTLPYLPDAVIEHYLESVRPSVYARLSALGRMTRTGEVELKISGNGTVRVRTLASFGDPQLDRRAVESIKGLSPLPAIPGAADWETVSTTFSYGPAAPIPLQQPTILPTVRRK
- a CDS encoding HU family DNA-binding protein → MNKGELVDAVAKKAKLAKKDVDAVVGATFDVIVEAVARGDKVTLVGFGSFEPRKRSAREGRNPKTREKMQIAETTVPAFSAGKQFREAVAGSDKS
- a CDS encoding bifunctional riboflavin kinase/FAD synthetase, which encodes MTVFRSVSEVARPCAVALGNFDGVHLGHQAVIQAVLGRPGVPTVLTFDPHPREYFSGRTGFLLAPERERSSQILALGIAQIVVLPFDERLASTEAHRFVEEVLVEGLRARFVSVGWNFRFGKDRLGNTEMLQSCARAYQFDIEILAERQIEGQRVSSSAIRTALASGDVERARLLLGRSYSLEGEIGRGDQRGRLLGFPTANLQVSERKFLPGDGVYLVRAHWGSQRRWGLFNLGVRPTFGGERRTLEVHVLDWQGDLYGQSMKITLEHYLRAEKKFASVGELIEQLHRDRDQAERLIARGI
- the mrdA gene encoding penicillin-binding protein 2 — protein: MQLQQDRRDKRTSGEGNRGMVLLGVALLLLAGVGSRLGYLQLVRGSYHRELAENNRIRLIPIRPPRGRILDRYGRVLATNRLSYSVFLEPMQLRARQWPEVLGRLSGFIAVPADRMAQKLRIAGYNSPYPVRVLQNVEPKLVTVLREHIQQLPGIRVDVEWMRTYPNGPIASHLLGYTGEISEQQLAERKEQGYRLGDIVGKAGVERLLEEQLHGEWGGEPVEVDGAGQVVRVLGERPPKAGADVRLSIDLSLQKAAESALHSLQKRGAVVALDPRTGQVLAMASSPSYDANILSGRIATADWKRLQTPERPLLNRALRPYPTASTFKIIMTAAALESGKFNPASTLQTFGGLRIGSRVFREHDGGGFGRLGFVGALAISSDTFFYQVGLRIGPEQIGHWARNFGFGTRTGLGLPSESNGIVPTPEWKMQRFGQRWYPGDTANTSIGQGMVLSTPLQNAIMVSAIANGGYRVQPHLQLDSRPGLSPVGLAPATLNTIRLGLIEVVRGGTARRSLGNIGIPNAGKTGSAEHGLRKARQTHAVFVGYAPILQPQIAVSVFLENGGHGGSDAAPIAKKIYKAYFSHGTKKSASTSTKHVE